Proteins encoded within one genomic window of Arachis ipaensis cultivar K30076 chromosome B08, Araip1.1, whole genome shotgun sequence:
- the LOC107614051 gene encoding protein gamma response 1 isoform X3 has translation MEIPEIPFNELPTDPLLNSSPPHLLPPNGGGDDDKPKYKDVFGLSTVLVASIQDAKERIAQIEHIFCTLLFPNLKSNSNSFRNILESLQIHKDKQNALSLTLDRLRVDNEAKRHRIEELEEAEREREFRDCQKRKSRQNEIEGFEREKKVLLEKIGELEKKLSDRSREVGESRENLRLENEGFAEKVRVLEERVSKAEGSCREMSERLENTKSKLNGERTKKNRLVEAYKKLKSQHNYLRRKVGITDENMIQQNKSEDLFVENSETSMDACNAGKVENEIPEDLGDGAFETCNTSKDACKAAKVKSEIPEEHMEGLENTNPDVFVAACDTIKVEEKILEDARGADLSPPPSIFRVPRCPSNTKPVSVSGTKRRASSWRQTRAHQSRAGPDLHDDFLDTPLENVRENLNRELIKEDLPNPIEEDIVMNSSDDETQNLNLRSSPLKKQSSIQVVNKRSFKYIEPVRKKAERENLKGVECKQCRKFYEAVLPSADGKDHDVSEQNFRCEHHDGVSRHRYRYVPPMTPEGFWNIGFESEM, from the exons ATGGAAATACCCGAAATACCCTTCAATGAACTACCCACAGACCCTCTCCTCAACTCATCGCCGCCACACCTTCTTCCTCCCAACGGCGGCGGCGACGACGACAAGCCCAAATATAAAGACGTTTTCGGACTCAGCACCGTCCTCGTCGCGTCGATCCAAGACGCGAAAGAGCGAATCGCGCAGATCGAACACATCTTCTGCACTCTCCTCTTCCccaatttaaaatcaaattccaaCTCGTTTCGGAACATTCTTGAATCTCTCCAGATCCATAAGGACAAGCAGAACGCGCTCTCGCTCACACTCGACCGGCTCCGCGTCGATAACGAGGCGAAACGGCACCGGATTGAGGAGCTGGAGGAggcagagagggagagggagttCAGAGATTGCCAGAAGAGAAAGTCGCGGCAGAACGAAATTGAAGGTTTTGAGAGGGAGAAGAAGGTGCTTTTGGAGAAGATCGGTGAGTTGGAGAAGAAGCTGAGTGATAGATCTCGGGAGGTTGGAGAATCTCGCGAGAACTTGAGGTTGGAGAATGAGGGTTTTGCCGAGAAGGTTAGGGTTTTGGAAGAGAGGGTTAGCAAGGCTGAGGGCTCGTGCAGGGAGATGAGTGAGAGATTGGAGAATACGAAATCAAAGCTGAATGGCGAGAGAACGAAGAAGAATCGTTTGGTTGAGGCATAtaagaagcttaagtctcagcatAATTACCTTCGACGCAAGGTTGGGATCACCGACGAAAACATGATTCAGCAAAACAAATCTGAAGATTTAT TTGTGGAGAACTCAGAGACCTCTATGGATGCTTGTAATGCAGGTAAGGTGGAGAATGAAATCCCAGAAGACTTGGGAG ATGGTGCATTTGAGACCTGTAATACCTCCAAGGATGCTTGCAAAGCAGCTAAAGTGAAGAGTGAAATCCCGGAGGAACACATGGAAG GTCTTGAGAATACAAATCCTGATGTGTTTGTTGCTGCCTGTGACACAATCAAAGTGGAGGAGAAGATATTGGAAGATGCTAGAGGGGCCGATTTGAGTCCTCCTCCTTCCATTTTTCGTGTCCCAAGATGTCCGTCAAACACAAAACCGGTTTCTGTATCTGGTACAAAACGGCGTGCATCTTCTTGGCGGCAGACCCGGGCACATCAAAGTCGAGCAGGTCCTGACCTCCATGATGATTTTCTTGATACACCACTTGAGAATGTGAGAGAAAATTTGAATAGAGAGTTGATTAAGGAAGATCTCCCAAATCCAATTGAGGAAGACATTGTCATGAACAGCTCAGACGATGAAACACAGAATTTGAATCTTAGAAGCAGTCCCCTAAAGAAGCAATCTTCAATTCAAGTGGTCAACAAGAGGAGTTTCAAGTACATTGAACCGGTGAGGAAGAAAGCCGAGCGTGAAAATTTGAAAGGAGTTGAATGCAAACAGTGTAGGAAGTTCTATGAAGCTGTTCTTCCTAGTGCTGATGGTAAGGACCATGATGTAAGTGAGCAGAATTTCCGCTGTGAACATCATGATGGTGTTTCTAGGCATCGATATAGGTATGTTCCACCTATGACTCCTGAAGGATTTTGGAATATTGGATTTGAATCTGAAATGTAA
- the LOC107611508 gene encoding protein FAR-RED IMPAIRED RESPONSE 1-like: MTTTTIGVWLGCDRSVCIEFLLDGTVWLRNGSGDGGTTMAQERQQCKHDDGDSTCGGVVTGYRRSKIDLLKKTNPTSDKNYKARIIVKRDKKLEYMLTSVNTQHNHDVSLSMAKSLKKNRKLSLHVKWIAEINDESSVTMRNTYQSFSNCEWYDMPFVSFVGVNHHGQPVLLGCALLSCEEESSFVWLFDSWIRFQKRYKLDNATFNIIIHCVTVSPIEKQFQTKYTHGMFSELQKKFRATINYIITKDHEEGYIITYKIIKEIEHNDKMFDSMYEVLFDSSTPNVCCQYHLFESKKILCRHSLFVLGLERVKKLPNKYIHDRWKKTLKCKHNSIKCSYDHLEPAKKQYYDMCKQFYNIAEVAATSKEFTKIGVSRNNQLDLYPFKLNVTKLLLIKIRSMDISC; encoded by the exons ATGACAACGACGACAATTGGAGTGTGGTTAGGATGCGATCGCAGTGTGTGTATTGAGTTTCTCCTTGACGGGACGGTGTGGTTGAGAAATGGAAGCGGAGATGGTGGCACGACAATGGCACAGGAACGACAACAGTGCAAGCACGATGATGGCGACAGTACATGCGGAGGGGTTGT AACTGGTTATCGAAGATCAAAAATTGATTTGCTAAAGAAGACAAATCCAACTTCTGATAAAAACTATAAAGCTAGGATAATTGTGAAGAGGGATAAGAAGCTGGAGTATATGTTAACCTCTGTTAACACTCAGCATAACCATGATGTTAGTCTTAGCATGGCAAAGTCTCTAAAGAAGAACAGGAAACTAAGTTTGCATGTCAAATGGATAGCTGAGATCAATGATGAATCTAGTGTTACAATGAGAAATACCTATCAAAGTTTTAGCAATTGTGAATG GTATGATATGCCTTTTGTCTCATTTGTTGGGGTTAACCACCATGGCCAACCAGTGCTACTTGGTTGCGCTCTTCTTTCATGCGAAGAAGAGAGCTCATTTGTTTGGTTATTTGATAGTTGGATCCGAT TCCAAAAGAGATATAAATTGGATAATGCTACCTTTAATATCATTATCCATTGTGTTACTGTCTCTCCAATTGAGAAACAATTTCAAACAAAATATACTCATGGCATGTTTAGTGAACTTCAAAAGAAATTTAGGGCAACGATTAATTACATTATAACAAAAGATCATGAGGAGGGTTATATTATCACTTACAAGATTATAAAAGAGATTGAGCATAATGATAAGATGTTTGATTCTATGTATGAGGTGCTATTTGATTCCTCAACTCCAAATGTTTGTTGCCAATACCATCTTTTTGAGTCAAAGAAAATCTTATGCCGCCATAGTCTTTTTGTCCTTGGTCTTGAAAGAGTGAAGAAATTGCCAAACAAGTACATCCATGATCGGTGGAAGAAAACTTTAAAGTGCAAGCACAATAGCATAAAGTGTAGCTATGATCATTTAGAGCCCGCAAAGAAACAATATTATGACATGTGCAAGCAATTTTATAACATTGCCGAAGTAGCTGCTACATCTAAGGAGTTCACCAAAATC GGAGTATCAAGGAACAATCAACTGGATTTATATCCCTTTAAACTCAATGTAACAAAGCTATTATTGATCAAAATTCGAAGCATG GACATATCGTGCTAG
- the LOC107614051 gene encoding protein gamma response 1 isoform X1 produces MEIPEIPFNELPTDPLLNSSPPHLLPPNGGGDDDKPKYKDVFGLSTVLVASIQDAKERIAQIEHIFCTLLFPNLKSNSNSFRNILESLQIHKDKQNALSLTLDRLRVDNEAKRHRIEELEEAEREREFRDCQKRKSRQNEIEGFEREKKVLLEKIGELEKKLSDRSREVGESRENLRLENEGFAEKVRVLEERVSKAEGSCREMSERLENTKSKLNGERTKKNRLVEAYKKLKSQHNYLRRKVGITDENMIQQNKSEDLFTKTVYSVTITWSVCDATAVVENSETSMDACNAGKVENEIPEDLGDGAFETCNTSKDACKAAKVKSEIPEEHMEGLENTNPDVFVAACDTIKVEEKILEDARGADLSPPPSIFRVPRCPSNTKPVSVSGTKRRASSWRQTRAHQSRAGPDLHDDFLDTPLENVRENLNRELIKEDLPNPIEEDIVMNSSDDETQNLNLRSSPLKKQSSIQVVNKRSFKYIEPVRKKAERENLKGVECKQCRKFYEAVLPSADGKDHDVSEQNFRCEHHDGVSRHRYRYVPPMTPEGFWNIGFESEM; encoded by the exons ATGGAAATACCCGAAATACCCTTCAATGAACTACCCACAGACCCTCTCCTCAACTCATCGCCGCCACACCTTCTTCCTCCCAACGGCGGCGGCGACGACGACAAGCCCAAATATAAAGACGTTTTCGGACTCAGCACCGTCCTCGTCGCGTCGATCCAAGACGCGAAAGAGCGAATCGCGCAGATCGAACACATCTTCTGCACTCTCCTCTTCCccaatttaaaatcaaattccaaCTCGTTTCGGAACATTCTTGAATCTCTCCAGATCCATAAGGACAAGCAGAACGCGCTCTCGCTCACACTCGACCGGCTCCGCGTCGATAACGAGGCGAAACGGCACCGGATTGAGGAGCTGGAGGAggcagagagggagagggagttCAGAGATTGCCAGAAGAGAAAGTCGCGGCAGAACGAAATTGAAGGTTTTGAGAGGGAGAAGAAGGTGCTTTTGGAGAAGATCGGTGAGTTGGAGAAGAAGCTGAGTGATAGATCTCGGGAGGTTGGAGAATCTCGCGAGAACTTGAGGTTGGAGAATGAGGGTTTTGCCGAGAAGGTTAGGGTTTTGGAAGAGAGGGTTAGCAAGGCTGAGGGCTCGTGCAGGGAGATGAGTGAGAGATTGGAGAATACGAAATCAAAGCTGAATGGCGAGAGAACGAAGAAGAATCGTTTGGTTGAGGCATAtaagaagcttaagtctcagcatAATTACCTTCGACGCAAGGTTGGGATCACCGACGAAAACATGATTCAGCAAAACAAATCTGAAGATTTAT TTACAAAGACAGTTTATTCAGTTACTATAACATGGTCTGTCTGTGATGCAACTGCAGTTGTGGAGAACTCAGAGACCTCTATGGATGCTTGTAATGCAGGTAAGGTGGAGAATGAAATCCCAGAAGACTTGGGAG ATGGTGCATTTGAGACCTGTAATACCTCCAAGGATGCTTGCAAAGCAGCTAAAGTGAAGAGTGAAATCCCGGAGGAACACATGGAAG GTCTTGAGAATACAAATCCTGATGTGTTTGTTGCTGCCTGTGACACAATCAAAGTGGAGGAGAAGATATTGGAAGATGCTAGAGGGGCCGATTTGAGTCCTCCTCCTTCCATTTTTCGTGTCCCAAGATGTCCGTCAAACACAAAACCGGTTTCTGTATCTGGTACAAAACGGCGTGCATCTTCTTGGCGGCAGACCCGGGCACATCAAAGTCGAGCAGGTCCTGACCTCCATGATGATTTTCTTGATACACCACTTGAGAATGTGAGAGAAAATTTGAATAGAGAGTTGATTAAGGAAGATCTCCCAAATCCAATTGAGGAAGACATTGTCATGAACAGCTCAGACGATGAAACACAGAATTTGAATCTTAGAAGCAGTCCCCTAAAGAAGCAATCTTCAATTCAAGTGGTCAACAAGAGGAGTTTCAAGTACATTGAACCGGTGAGGAAGAAAGCCGAGCGTGAAAATTTGAAAGGAGTTGAATGCAAACAGTGTAGGAAGTTCTATGAAGCTGTTCTTCCTAGTGCTGATGGTAAGGACCATGATGTAAGTGAGCAGAATTTCCGCTGTGAACATCATGATGGTGTTTCTAGGCATCGATATAGGTATGTTCCACCTATGACTCCTGAAGGATTTTGGAATATTGGATTTGAATCTGAAATGTAA
- the LOC107614051 gene encoding protein gamma response 1 isoform X4 — MEIPEIPFNELPTDPLLNSSPPHLLPPNGGGDDDKPKYKDVFGLSTVLVASIQDAKERIAQIEHIFCTLLFPNLKSNSNSFRNILESLQIHKDKQNALSLTLDRLRVDNEAKRHRIEELEEAEREREFRDCQKRKSRQNEIEGFEREKKVLLEKIGELEKKLSDRSREVGESRENLRLENEGFAEKVRVLEERVSKAEGSCREMSERLENTKSKLNGERTKKNRLVEAYKKLKSQHNYLRRKVGITDENMIQQNKSEDLFTKTVYSVTITWSVCDATAVVENSETSMDACNAGKVENEIPEDLGGLENTNPDVFVAACDTIKVEEKILEDARGADLSPPPSIFRVPRCPSNTKPVSVSGTKRRASSWRQTRAHQSRAGPDLHDDFLDTPLENVRENLNRELIKEDLPNPIEEDIVMNSSDDETQNLNLRSSPLKKQSSIQVVNKRSFKYIEPVRKKAERENLKGVECKQCRKFYEAVLPSADGKDHDVSEQNFRCEHHDGVSRHRYRYVPPMTPEGFWNIGFESEM, encoded by the exons ATGGAAATACCCGAAATACCCTTCAATGAACTACCCACAGACCCTCTCCTCAACTCATCGCCGCCACACCTTCTTCCTCCCAACGGCGGCGGCGACGACGACAAGCCCAAATATAAAGACGTTTTCGGACTCAGCACCGTCCTCGTCGCGTCGATCCAAGACGCGAAAGAGCGAATCGCGCAGATCGAACACATCTTCTGCACTCTCCTCTTCCccaatttaaaatcaaattccaaCTCGTTTCGGAACATTCTTGAATCTCTCCAGATCCATAAGGACAAGCAGAACGCGCTCTCGCTCACACTCGACCGGCTCCGCGTCGATAACGAGGCGAAACGGCACCGGATTGAGGAGCTGGAGGAggcagagagggagagggagttCAGAGATTGCCAGAAGAGAAAGTCGCGGCAGAACGAAATTGAAGGTTTTGAGAGGGAGAAGAAGGTGCTTTTGGAGAAGATCGGTGAGTTGGAGAAGAAGCTGAGTGATAGATCTCGGGAGGTTGGAGAATCTCGCGAGAACTTGAGGTTGGAGAATGAGGGTTTTGCCGAGAAGGTTAGGGTTTTGGAAGAGAGGGTTAGCAAGGCTGAGGGCTCGTGCAGGGAGATGAGTGAGAGATTGGAGAATACGAAATCAAAGCTGAATGGCGAGAGAACGAAGAAGAATCGTTTGGTTGAGGCATAtaagaagcttaagtctcagcatAATTACCTTCGACGCAAGGTTGGGATCACCGACGAAAACATGATTCAGCAAAACAAATCTGAAGATTTAT TTACAAAGACAGTTTATTCAGTTACTATAACATGGTCTGTCTGTGATGCAACTGCAGTTGTGGAGAACTCAGAGACCTCTATGGATGCTTGTAATGCAGGTAAGGTGGAGAATGAAATCCCAGAAGACTTGGGAG GTCTTGAGAATACAAATCCTGATGTGTTTGTTGCTGCCTGTGACACAATCAAAGTGGAGGAGAAGATATTGGAAGATGCTAGAGGGGCCGATTTGAGTCCTCCTCCTTCCATTTTTCGTGTCCCAAGATGTCCGTCAAACACAAAACCGGTTTCTGTATCTGGTACAAAACGGCGTGCATCTTCTTGGCGGCAGACCCGGGCACATCAAAGTCGAGCAGGTCCTGACCTCCATGATGATTTTCTTGATACACCACTTGAGAATGTGAGAGAAAATTTGAATAGAGAGTTGATTAAGGAAGATCTCCCAAATCCAATTGAGGAAGACATTGTCATGAACAGCTCAGACGATGAAACACAGAATTTGAATCTTAGAAGCAGTCCCCTAAAGAAGCAATCTTCAATTCAAGTGGTCAACAAGAGGAGTTTCAAGTACATTGAACCGGTGAGGAAGAAAGCCGAGCGTGAAAATTTGAAAGGAGTTGAATGCAAACAGTGTAGGAAGTTCTATGAAGCTGTTCTTCCTAGTGCTGATGGTAAGGACCATGATGTAAGTGAGCAGAATTTCCGCTGTGAACATCATGATGGTGTTTCTAGGCATCGATATAGGTATGTTCCACCTATGACTCCTGAAGGATTTTGGAATATTGGATTTGAATCTGAAATGTAA
- the LOC107614051 gene encoding protein gamma response 1 isoform X6 — protein MEIPEIPFNELPTDPLLNSSPPHLLPPNGGGDDDKPKYKDVFGLSTVLVASIQDAKERIAQIEHIFCTLLFPNLKSNSNSFRNILESLQIHKDKQNALSLTLDRLRVDNEAKRHRIEELEEAEREREFRDCQKRKSRQNEIEGFEREKKVLLEKIGELEKKLSDRSREVGESRENLRLENEGFAEKVRVLEERVSKAEGSCREMSERLENTKSKLNGERTKKNRLVEAYKKLKSQHNYLRRKVGITDENMIQQNKSEDLFVENSETSMDACNAGKVENEIPEDLGGLENTNPDVFVAACDTIKVEEKILEDARGADLSPPPSIFRVPRCPSNTKPVSVSGTKRRASSWRQTRAHQSRAGPDLHDDFLDTPLENVRENLNRELIKEDLPNPIEEDIVMNSSDDETQNLNLRSSPLKKQSSIQVVNKRSFKYIEPVRKKAERENLKGVECKQCRKFYEAVLPSADGKDHDVSEQNFRCEHHDGVSRHRYRYVPPMTPEGFWNIGFESEM, from the exons ATGGAAATACCCGAAATACCCTTCAATGAACTACCCACAGACCCTCTCCTCAACTCATCGCCGCCACACCTTCTTCCTCCCAACGGCGGCGGCGACGACGACAAGCCCAAATATAAAGACGTTTTCGGACTCAGCACCGTCCTCGTCGCGTCGATCCAAGACGCGAAAGAGCGAATCGCGCAGATCGAACACATCTTCTGCACTCTCCTCTTCCccaatttaaaatcaaattccaaCTCGTTTCGGAACATTCTTGAATCTCTCCAGATCCATAAGGACAAGCAGAACGCGCTCTCGCTCACACTCGACCGGCTCCGCGTCGATAACGAGGCGAAACGGCACCGGATTGAGGAGCTGGAGGAggcagagagggagagggagttCAGAGATTGCCAGAAGAGAAAGTCGCGGCAGAACGAAATTGAAGGTTTTGAGAGGGAGAAGAAGGTGCTTTTGGAGAAGATCGGTGAGTTGGAGAAGAAGCTGAGTGATAGATCTCGGGAGGTTGGAGAATCTCGCGAGAACTTGAGGTTGGAGAATGAGGGTTTTGCCGAGAAGGTTAGGGTTTTGGAAGAGAGGGTTAGCAAGGCTGAGGGCTCGTGCAGGGAGATGAGTGAGAGATTGGAGAATACGAAATCAAAGCTGAATGGCGAGAGAACGAAGAAGAATCGTTTGGTTGAGGCATAtaagaagcttaagtctcagcatAATTACCTTCGACGCAAGGTTGGGATCACCGACGAAAACATGATTCAGCAAAACAAATCTGAAGATTTAT TTGTGGAGAACTCAGAGACCTCTATGGATGCTTGTAATGCAGGTAAGGTGGAGAATGAAATCCCAGAAGACTTGGGAG GTCTTGAGAATACAAATCCTGATGTGTTTGTTGCTGCCTGTGACACAATCAAAGTGGAGGAGAAGATATTGGAAGATGCTAGAGGGGCCGATTTGAGTCCTCCTCCTTCCATTTTTCGTGTCCCAAGATGTCCGTCAAACACAAAACCGGTTTCTGTATCTGGTACAAAACGGCGTGCATCTTCTTGGCGGCAGACCCGGGCACATCAAAGTCGAGCAGGTCCTGACCTCCATGATGATTTTCTTGATACACCACTTGAGAATGTGAGAGAAAATTTGAATAGAGAGTTGATTAAGGAAGATCTCCCAAATCCAATTGAGGAAGACATTGTCATGAACAGCTCAGACGATGAAACACAGAATTTGAATCTTAGAAGCAGTCCCCTAAAGAAGCAATCTTCAATTCAAGTGGTCAACAAGAGGAGTTTCAAGTACATTGAACCGGTGAGGAAGAAAGCCGAGCGTGAAAATTTGAAAGGAGTTGAATGCAAACAGTGTAGGAAGTTCTATGAAGCTGTTCTTCCTAGTGCTGATGGTAAGGACCATGATGTAAGTGAGCAGAATTTCCGCTGTGAACATCATGATGGTGTTTCTAGGCATCGATATAGGTATGTTCCACCTATGACTCCTGAAGGATTTTGGAATATTGGATTTGAATCTGAAATGTAA
- the LOC107614051 gene encoding protein gamma response 1 isoform X5 has translation MEIPEIPFNELPTDPLLNSSPPHLLPPNGGGDDDKPKYKDVFGLSTVLVASIQDAKERIAQIEHIFCTLLFPNLKSNSNSFRNILESLQIHKDKQNALSLTLDRLRVDNEAKRHRIEELEEAEREREFRDCQKRKSRQNEIEGFEREKKVLLEKIGELEKKLSDRSREVGESRENLRLENEGFAEKVRVLEERVSKAEGSCREMSERLENTKSKLNGERTKKNRLVEAYKKLKSQHNYLRRKVGITDENMIQQNKSEDLCKLKFPVIQHVVENSETSMDACNAGKVENEIPEDLGGLENTNPDVFVAACDTIKVEEKILEDARGADLSPPPSIFRVPRCPSNTKPVSVSGTKRRASSWRQTRAHQSRAGPDLHDDFLDTPLENVRENLNRELIKEDLPNPIEEDIVMNSSDDETQNLNLRSSPLKKQSSIQVVNKRSFKYIEPVRKKAERENLKGVECKQCRKFYEAVLPSADGKDHDVSEQNFRCEHHDGVSRHRYRYVPPMTPEGFWNIGFESEM, from the exons ATGGAAATACCCGAAATACCCTTCAATGAACTACCCACAGACCCTCTCCTCAACTCATCGCCGCCACACCTTCTTCCTCCCAACGGCGGCGGCGACGACGACAAGCCCAAATATAAAGACGTTTTCGGACTCAGCACCGTCCTCGTCGCGTCGATCCAAGACGCGAAAGAGCGAATCGCGCAGATCGAACACATCTTCTGCACTCTCCTCTTCCccaatttaaaatcaaattccaaCTCGTTTCGGAACATTCTTGAATCTCTCCAGATCCATAAGGACAAGCAGAACGCGCTCTCGCTCACACTCGACCGGCTCCGCGTCGATAACGAGGCGAAACGGCACCGGATTGAGGAGCTGGAGGAggcagagagggagagggagttCAGAGATTGCCAGAAGAGAAAGTCGCGGCAGAACGAAATTGAAGGTTTTGAGAGGGAGAAGAAGGTGCTTTTGGAGAAGATCGGTGAGTTGGAGAAGAAGCTGAGTGATAGATCTCGGGAGGTTGGAGAATCTCGCGAGAACTTGAGGTTGGAGAATGAGGGTTTTGCCGAGAAGGTTAGGGTTTTGGAAGAGAGGGTTAGCAAGGCTGAGGGCTCGTGCAGGGAGATGAGTGAGAGATTGGAGAATACGAAATCAAAGCTGAATGGCGAGAGAACGAAGAAGAATCGTTTGGTTGAGGCATAtaagaagcttaagtctcagcatAATTACCTTCGACGCAAGGTTGGGATCACCGACGAAAACATGATTCAGCAAAACAAATCTGAAGATTTATGTAAGCTTAAGTTTCCTGTCATCCAACATG TTGTGGAGAACTCAGAGACCTCTATGGATGCTTGTAATGCAGGTAAGGTGGAGAATGAAATCCCAGAAGACTTGGGAG GTCTTGAGAATACAAATCCTGATGTGTTTGTTGCTGCCTGTGACACAATCAAAGTGGAGGAGAAGATATTGGAAGATGCTAGAGGGGCCGATTTGAGTCCTCCTCCTTCCATTTTTCGTGTCCCAAGATGTCCGTCAAACACAAAACCGGTTTCTGTATCTGGTACAAAACGGCGTGCATCTTCTTGGCGGCAGACCCGGGCACATCAAAGTCGAGCAGGTCCTGACCTCCATGATGATTTTCTTGATACACCACTTGAGAATGTGAGAGAAAATTTGAATAGAGAGTTGATTAAGGAAGATCTCCCAAATCCAATTGAGGAAGACATTGTCATGAACAGCTCAGACGATGAAACACAGAATTTGAATCTTAGAAGCAGTCCCCTAAAGAAGCAATCTTCAATTCAAGTGGTCAACAAGAGGAGTTTCAAGTACATTGAACCGGTGAGGAAGAAAGCCGAGCGTGAAAATTTGAAAGGAGTTGAATGCAAACAGTGTAGGAAGTTCTATGAAGCTGTTCTTCCTAGTGCTGATGGTAAGGACCATGATGTAAGTGAGCAGAATTTCCGCTGTGAACATCATGATGGTGTTTCTAGGCATCGATATAGGTATGTTCCACCTATGACTCCTGAAGGATTTTGGAATATTGGATTTGAATCTGAAATGTAA
- the LOC107614051 gene encoding protein gamma response 1 isoform X2: protein MEIPEIPFNELPTDPLLNSSPPHLLPPNGGGDDDKPKYKDVFGLSTVLVASIQDAKERIAQIEHIFCTLLFPNLKSNSNSFRNILESLQIHKDKQNALSLTLDRLRVDNEAKRHRIEELEEAEREREFRDCQKRKSRQNEIEGFEREKKVLLEKIGELEKKLSDRSREVGESRENLRLENEGFAEKVRVLEERVSKAEGSCREMSERLENTKSKLNGERTKKNRLVEAYKKLKSQHNYLRRKVGITDENMIQQNKSEDLCKLKFPVIQHVVENSETSMDACNAGKVENEIPEDLGDGAFETCNTSKDACKAAKVKSEIPEEHMEGLENTNPDVFVAACDTIKVEEKILEDARGADLSPPPSIFRVPRCPSNTKPVSVSGTKRRASSWRQTRAHQSRAGPDLHDDFLDTPLENVRENLNRELIKEDLPNPIEEDIVMNSSDDETQNLNLRSSPLKKQSSIQVVNKRSFKYIEPVRKKAERENLKGVECKQCRKFYEAVLPSADGKDHDVSEQNFRCEHHDGVSRHRYRYVPPMTPEGFWNIGFESEM, encoded by the exons ATGGAAATACCCGAAATACCCTTCAATGAACTACCCACAGACCCTCTCCTCAACTCATCGCCGCCACACCTTCTTCCTCCCAACGGCGGCGGCGACGACGACAAGCCCAAATATAAAGACGTTTTCGGACTCAGCACCGTCCTCGTCGCGTCGATCCAAGACGCGAAAGAGCGAATCGCGCAGATCGAACACATCTTCTGCACTCTCCTCTTCCccaatttaaaatcaaattccaaCTCGTTTCGGAACATTCTTGAATCTCTCCAGATCCATAAGGACAAGCAGAACGCGCTCTCGCTCACACTCGACCGGCTCCGCGTCGATAACGAGGCGAAACGGCACCGGATTGAGGAGCTGGAGGAggcagagagggagagggagttCAGAGATTGCCAGAAGAGAAAGTCGCGGCAGAACGAAATTGAAGGTTTTGAGAGGGAGAAGAAGGTGCTTTTGGAGAAGATCGGTGAGTTGGAGAAGAAGCTGAGTGATAGATCTCGGGAGGTTGGAGAATCTCGCGAGAACTTGAGGTTGGAGAATGAGGGTTTTGCCGAGAAGGTTAGGGTTTTGGAAGAGAGGGTTAGCAAGGCTGAGGGCTCGTGCAGGGAGATGAGTGAGAGATTGGAGAATACGAAATCAAAGCTGAATGGCGAGAGAACGAAGAAGAATCGTTTGGTTGAGGCATAtaagaagcttaagtctcagcatAATTACCTTCGACGCAAGGTTGGGATCACCGACGAAAACATGATTCAGCAAAACAAATCTGAAGATTTATGTAAGCTTAAGTTTCCTGTCATCCAACATG TTGTGGAGAACTCAGAGACCTCTATGGATGCTTGTAATGCAGGTAAGGTGGAGAATGAAATCCCAGAAGACTTGGGAG ATGGTGCATTTGAGACCTGTAATACCTCCAAGGATGCTTGCAAAGCAGCTAAAGTGAAGAGTGAAATCCCGGAGGAACACATGGAAG GTCTTGAGAATACAAATCCTGATGTGTTTGTTGCTGCCTGTGACACAATCAAAGTGGAGGAGAAGATATTGGAAGATGCTAGAGGGGCCGATTTGAGTCCTCCTCCTTCCATTTTTCGTGTCCCAAGATGTCCGTCAAACACAAAACCGGTTTCTGTATCTGGTACAAAACGGCGTGCATCTTCTTGGCGGCAGACCCGGGCACATCAAAGTCGAGCAGGTCCTGACCTCCATGATGATTTTCTTGATACACCACTTGAGAATGTGAGAGAAAATTTGAATAGAGAGTTGATTAAGGAAGATCTCCCAAATCCAATTGAGGAAGACATTGTCATGAACAGCTCAGACGATGAAACACAGAATTTGAATCTTAGAAGCAGTCCCCTAAAGAAGCAATCTTCAATTCAAGTGGTCAACAAGAGGAGTTTCAAGTACATTGAACCGGTGAGGAAGAAAGCCGAGCGTGAAAATTTGAAAGGAGTTGAATGCAAACAGTGTAGGAAGTTCTATGAAGCTGTTCTTCCTAGTGCTGATGGTAAGGACCATGATGTAAGTGAGCAGAATTTCCGCTGTGAACATCATGATGGTGTTTCTAGGCATCGATATAGGTATGTTCCACCTATGACTCCTGAAGGATTTTGGAATATTGGATTTGAATCTGAAATGTAA